A section of the Vibrio vulnificus CMCP6 genome encodes:
- a CDS encoding cystathionine beta-lyase yields the protein MSEGKQTKLVTAGRDKKWTNGVVNPPIQRASTVVFDTVADKHHATVNRANKTLFYGRRGTHTHFAFQEAMTQIEGGAGCALYPCGTAAISNAILSFVETGDHILMVDTCYEPTRDFCDKIMKKMGVETTYYDPMVGEGIRELIKPNTKVLFLESPGSITMEVQDVPTLARIAHEHGIIVMLDNTWGAGVNFSPFEHGVDISIQAATKYIVGHSDVMLGTAVASEPYWDQLREQSYLMGQCVSPDDAYLGLRGLRTIDVRLRQHEQASLKVAQWLATRPEVDHVRHPALESCPGHEFFNRDFTGGNGLFSFVLKTSYPRATTALLDGMKHFSMGYSWGGFESLILANEPKSFSSLRTVANPNFEGTLIRLHIGLENVEDLIADLEAGFERYNALILERETSLS from the coding sequence ATGTCGGAAGGCAAACAAACCAAGCTGGTCACCGCTGGACGCGATAAAAAATGGACAAATGGCGTGGTAAACCCGCCAATTCAACGTGCGTCGACGGTGGTTTTTGACACAGTGGCAGACAAACACCACGCGACCGTCAATCGAGCCAACAAAACACTTTTTTACGGCCGTCGTGGCACTCATACCCACTTCGCCTTTCAAGAAGCGATGACACAAATTGAGGGCGGTGCTGGCTGCGCACTTTACCCATGTGGCACCGCCGCCATTTCCAACGCGATTCTTTCCTTCGTCGAAACCGGTGATCACATTCTGATGGTCGATACCTGCTACGAACCAACTCGCGATTTCTGCGATAAGATCATGAAAAAAATGGGGGTAGAAACCACCTATTACGATCCGATGGTTGGAGAAGGCATTCGTGAGCTCATCAAACCCAATACCAAAGTGCTGTTTTTGGAATCTCCCGGCTCTATTACCATGGAAGTGCAAGATGTCCCTACCCTCGCACGTATTGCGCATGAGCACGGTATCATCGTGATGTTGGATAACACGTGGGGCGCCGGTGTCAACTTCTCACCTTTCGAGCATGGTGTAGATATCTCGATTCAAGCAGCAACGAAGTACATTGTTGGCCATTCGGATGTGATGTTGGGAACCGCTGTCGCAAGCGAGCCCTATTGGGATCAGTTGCGTGAGCAAAGTTATTTGATGGGACAGTGCGTCTCACCGGATGACGCCTACCTTGGTCTGCGTGGTCTGAGAACGATTGATGTACGTTTGCGTCAACACGAACAAGCCAGCCTAAAAGTAGCTCAATGGCTCGCAACCCGACCAGAAGTGGACCATGTTCGCCACCCAGCATTGGAGAGCTGCCCTGGTCACGAGTTTTTTAACCGTGATTTCACTGGCGGTAATGGCCTGTTTTCTTTTGTATTGAAGACCTCATACCCTCGTGCAACCACAGCGCTGCTCGATGGAATGAAACACTTCAGCATGGGCTATTCGTGGGGTGGATTTGAAAGCTTAATTTTGGCCAATGAACCAAAGAGTTTCTCAAGCTTACGTACTGTCGCCAATCCGAACTTTGAAGGTACCTTGATCCGCCTGCATATTGGTTTAGAAAATGTCGAAGACCTAATTGCCGATCTCGAAGCGGGGTTTGAACGTTATAACGCATTGATTCTTGAAAGAGAAACCTCTCTTAGCTAG
- a CDS encoding class I SAM-dependent methyltransferase, with amino-acid sequence MQASHLTTFFQHVESQLQQAPDEIRRLFHGRGRRFEGLEQITCDWLHGQLIVNLFKQVDEAFLQCLREGLLALTNTPLWQEKLGRCVVIQHRYADGDPAEVLVGELEARPVVVESGLKYQLDIGRNQNFGLFLDMRYGRDWVRKNAKHKNVLNLFAYTCGFSVAAIAGGADKVVNVDMAKSSLSKGRDNHKLNEHNINQVSFLGYDIFKSWGKIKKAGPYDLVIIDPPSFQKGSFALTKDYKKILRRLPELLTDQGEVLACVNSPAVSSDFLIESMKEEAPQLTFRERLDNPPEFMDIDSEAALKVLRFN; translated from the coding sequence ATGCAAGCATCACACCTAACGACATTTTTCCAGCATGTCGAATCGCAGTTACAGCAAGCTCCCGATGAGATTCGCCGTCTTTTTCATGGGCGTGGCCGACGTTTTGAAGGGCTAGAACAAATTACCTGTGATTGGCTGCACGGCCAGTTGATCGTCAATCTCTTCAAACAAGTGGATGAGGCGTTCTTACAATGTCTAAGAGAAGGTTTGTTAGCACTAACGAACACACCATTGTGGCAAGAGAAGCTTGGTCGCTGCGTGGTGATTCAGCACCGCTATGCCGATGGTGATCCAGCCGAAGTGTTGGTTGGCGAGTTGGAAGCGCGTCCTGTGGTTGTCGAGAGTGGCCTGAAATATCAATTAGATATTGGCCGAAATCAGAACTTTGGCCTCTTTTTGGATATGCGCTATGGCCGCGATTGGGTACGCAAAAATGCCAAACACAAAAATGTACTCAACTTGTTTGCCTACACCTGTGGTTTCTCTGTTGCGGCGATCGCAGGTGGAGCGGACAAAGTGGTGAATGTCGATATGGCCAAATCGTCATTGTCGAAAGGGCGTGACAACCACAAGTTAAATGAGCACAACATCAATCAGGTTAGCTTCTTGGGATACGACATCTTTAAATCTTGGGGGAAAATCAAAAAAGCGGGCCCTTATGATTTGGTGATTATTGATCCGCCGTCGTTTCAAAAGGGCAGTTTTGCGCTAACCAAGGATTACAAGAAGATTCTTCGCCGTCTGCCAGAGTTATTGACAGACCAAGGTGAGGTGTTGGCATGCGTTAACTCTCCTGCAGTGAGCAGTGATTTCTTGATTGAAAGCATGAAAGAAGAAGCGCCCCAGTTGACCTTCCGTGAGCGTTTGGACAATCCCCCTGAGTTTATGGATATCGACAGTGAAGCCGCGCTGAAAGTGCTGCGCTTCAATTAA
- a CDS encoding sodium-dependent transporter has translation MSNTSAAPRDTWGSKLGFVMAAAGSAVGLGNIWKFPYTAGESGGGAFVAIYLFFVIFIGFSVMLTEFAIGRKTGLSAVGAFKSTDRRWTFTGVLGVFSGLLIMGFYPVVGGWALAYIFKVGGGLLSTPDTIGSSFGAFISDPVQPLLWMGVYLLLNIVIVMRGVSGGIEKAGKVLMPLLFIILIIVSVKGLMLPGAMAGLEFLFMPDFSKVDSNVVLAALGQAFFSLSLGMGCMMTYGSYLKKQENLVQTTGMVTAMDTGVAILAGVAMFPAMFAFGMEPAAGPGLVFVVVPQLFSEMGGVIGLVLALLFFIGLTVAALTSSVSLLEVVVSYLIDEKGMKRSTAVISSSIVMASLCIFASLSLGGVGPKLFDTGAFDIFDLLTDKIFLAVGGMLVCIFAGWRLSREDLEKEITNDGKVSFPLFGVWYNLVKYIIPVAIAIVAVMGIKSGFDSGKGEIMVLGISIFVFAGLLSKKL, from the coding sequence ATGAGTAATACAAGTGCAGCACCACGTGACACGTGGGGGTCTAAACTAGGCTTCGTGATGGCAGCCGCAGGCTCTGCGGTCGGTTTAGGCAATATATGGAAGTTCCCTTACACAGCTGGTGAGAGTGGCGGCGGTGCATTCGTTGCGATCTACCTATTTTTCGTTATTTTTATCGGCTTTAGCGTAATGCTCACTGAGTTTGCGATTGGTCGTAAGACAGGTCTTTCTGCAGTTGGCGCATTTAAGTCAACGGATCGTCGTTGGACGTTCACAGGCGTATTAGGTGTATTCAGTGGTCTATTGATCATGGGTTTCTACCCAGTGGTTGGTGGCTGGGCACTGGCTTACATCTTCAAAGTGGGCGGTGGTCTATTAAGCACACCAGACACCATTGGTTCGAGCTTTGGTGCGTTTATTTCCGATCCGGTTCAACCTCTGCTTTGGATGGGTGTCTACCTACTACTGAACATCGTAATTGTTATGCGTGGTGTTTCAGGCGGTATCGAGAAAGCGGGCAAGGTCCTAATGCCACTGCTATTTATCATCCTCATCATCGTATCGGTGAAAGGTTTGATGTTGCCAGGCGCGATGGCAGGTCTTGAGTTCCTGTTTATGCCGGACTTCTCAAAAGTAGACAGCAATGTTGTGCTGGCCGCTCTAGGTCAGGCGTTCTTCTCATTGAGCTTAGGTATGGGTTGTATGATGACCTACGGCTCTTACTTGAAGAAGCAAGAAAACCTTGTACAAACCACGGGTATGGTTACTGCGATGGATACCGGTGTCGCTATCCTAGCGGGTGTCGCAATGTTCCCAGCGATGTTTGCTTTTGGTATGGAGCCAGCCGCTGGCCCTGGTCTTGTATTTGTTGTTGTGCCTCAGTTGTTCTCTGAAATGGGTGGCGTTATTGGTCTAGTTCTAGCGCTCCTGTTCTTTATCGGTTTGACTGTAGCAGCACTGACTTCTTCCGTTTCTCTTCTTGAAGTGGTGGTTTCTTACCTCATCGATGAGAAAGGCATGAAGCGTTCAACGGCTGTTATTTCATCAAGTATTGTGATGGCGTCTTTGTGTATCTTCGCTTCACTGTCACTCGGTGGTGTGGGTCCAAAACTGTTTGATACTGGTGCATTTGATATCTTCGACTTGCTAACCGATAAGATCTTCCTTGCGGTGGGTGGTATGTTGGTGTGTATCTTTGCTGGCTGGCGTTTGAGTCGCGAAGATCTTGAAAAAGAGATCACCAACGACGGCAAAGTCTCTTTCCCACTATTCGGTGTTTGGTACAACCTAGTGAAGTACATTATCCCTGTAGCGATTGCCATCGTAGCAGTGATGGGCATCAAGTCGGGCTTTGATAGCGGCAAAGGCGAGATCATGGTTCTTGGTATTTCCATCTTCGTCTTCGCAGGGCTACTGTCGAAGAAACTCTAA
- a CDS encoding methyl-accepting chemotaxis protein codes for MKMSVRKKLYAGFGSILAIMLVMVTTIWIEVTESHSVANEVRQDDVPEVVYYLILVDEAGDVYRDAMGVVTGVEGAAQDYRDNKGEFADALREVRKLETPGGEDDRRLEKIESSMKQFTDAFEAQILAKNGQGDIDESLIVALRTLYQTHLIPIENMLDEASEEEIAGADAAMGALEDSLSNIERTIMILTAIGIVLTCAIAYLLSNSITVRLSKLDEVAQRVAGGDLTAEDIEDRSGDELANLAASVNKMQHSLVSLIGSISSVTREVQVVTGDLNNVSRDIVQGASAQADKANLIATAAEELSLTISEVAQQGTSTFEEAKRSESSAEEGRKVIVDMVASIQQVSQQMSDMSVQMNALGTHSEQIGSVIKVIEDIAAQTNLLALNAAIEAARAGEFGRGFAVVADEVRALAERTTKATKEVADIIQAIQSGTHDAVTYTQDNCRLVEIGVEQSQGAVASLEAIVAGAANVQSMVNSIATAAEEQTAVTKEIASDITAISDISEQSLALANRSSASVAGLGSKVAQLEQLIGKFRIA; via the coding sequence GTGAAGATGTCAGTCAGGAAAAAGCTCTACGCTGGTTTTGGCAGTATTTTAGCCATTATGCTGGTGATGGTGACGACGATTTGGATAGAAGTGACGGAGTCGCATTCTGTGGCCAATGAAGTGCGTCAAGACGATGTACCAGAAGTGGTTTACTACTTAATTTTGGTGGATGAAGCGGGAGACGTCTACCGTGATGCGATGGGGGTTGTGACAGGCGTAGAAGGCGCAGCGCAAGATTACCGTGACAACAAAGGGGAGTTTGCGGACGCACTAAGAGAAGTGCGTAAACTTGAAACGCCAGGGGGAGAAGATGATCGCCGCCTTGAGAAAATTGAATCGTCCATGAAGCAGTTTACTGACGCATTTGAAGCTCAAATTTTGGCGAAAAATGGACAGGGAGACATTGATGAATCTCTGATTGTGGCTTTACGCACGTTGTATCAAACCCACTTGATTCCAATTGAAAACATGCTTGATGAGGCATCAGAGGAAGAAATTGCGGGTGCAGATGCGGCCATGGGGGCCTTAGAGGACTCTCTGTCTAATATTGAGCGTACCATCATGATACTCACCGCGATTGGGATTGTACTGACTTGTGCAATCGCTTACCTGCTTTCAAATTCGATTACCGTCCGTTTGAGTAAGCTAGATGAAGTGGCTCAACGTGTTGCTGGTGGCGATCTCACCGCAGAAGATATTGAAGATCGTTCAGGCGATGAGTTGGCTAACCTCGCCGCGTCCGTCAATAAAATGCAGCATTCGCTTGTGAGTCTCATTGGCTCAATCTCTTCGGTCACCCGTGAAGTGCAAGTGGTGACTGGCGATCTCAATAATGTGAGCCGAGACATTGTTCAGGGCGCATCCGCGCAAGCTGACAAAGCGAATTTGATTGCCACCGCAGCCGAAGAGCTTAGCCTCACGATCTCTGAAGTCGCGCAACAAGGCACCTCAACGTTTGAGGAAGCCAAACGTTCAGAGTCTTCAGCCGAAGAGGGGCGAAAAGTGATCGTCGATATGGTGGCGAGCATTCAGCAAGTCTCTCAGCAAATGAGTGATATGTCGGTGCAAATGAACGCACTAGGAACACATAGCGAACAAATTGGTAGCGTGATTAAGGTGATTGAAGATATTGCAGCGCAAACCAACCTTTTGGCGTTGAATGCGGCGATTGAAGCGGCCCGCGCTGGTGAGTTTGGCCGTGGTTTTGCGGTGGTAGCAGATGAGGTTAGAGCGTTAGCTGAAAGAACCACCAAAGCGACCAAGGAAGTGGCAGATATCATTCAAGCCATTCAATCAGGGACGCATGATGCGGTGACTTACACTCAAGACAACTGCCGTTTGGTTGAAATTGGTGTTGAGCAAAGCCAAGGCGCAGTCGCGTCACTGGAGGCGATCGTGGCTGGAGCGGCGAACGTGCAAAGCATGGTGAATTCAATCGCGACCGCCGCAGAGGAACAGACCGCCGTGACCAAAGAAATCGCCTCTGACATCACGGCCATCAGTGACATCTCAGAGCAATCTCTTGCACTTGCCAATCGCAGCTCAGCCAGCGTGGCGGGGCTGGGAAGCAAAGTGGCACAGCTTGAACAGTTGATTGGTAAGTTCCGTATCGCGTAA
- the cls gene encoding cardiolipin synthase: MDKFYHFLTLAGIGLYWVLIAGVTFRVVLKRRAVSVSLAWLMIIYILPVLGVACYFLFGELNLGRKRAERAKEMFAPFATWFSQLNDCQAHAPESMGRHIYRIDELCNTRLGLPALSGNTLSLQRSPEEILHSVIQDIENAQSSIRMVFYIWHPGGLADSVASALIQAAKRGVDVKLLLDSAGSPRFFRSHWRQMMVNAGIHVVQALEVSPWRIFLRRLDLRQHRKIIVIDDEIAYTGSMNLVDPAYFKQSSGVGQWVDIMVRLTGPTVNVLSAIHCWDWEVETGHRQLPRLPECPLDSTQYQNPIQVVPSGPGMPENLISQVLILAINQANHSVTITTPYFVPSINLLDTLKMTAQRGIDVQLIIPHKNDSLMVQWASRSFYSELMEAGVKIFEFYGGLLHTKSVVIDQEFCLVGTVNIDMRSLWLNFEVTLAVDDEHFTQQMHQLQQNYKSRAHPVHLSEWNKRSLYSRFLERLYYLFNPLL, encoded by the coding sequence ATGGACAAGTTCTACCATTTTCTCACCCTCGCAGGGATCGGACTTTATTGGGTCCTGATTGCTGGTGTGACGTTCCGTGTCGTGTTAAAGCGTCGTGCCGTGAGCGTTTCGCTCGCATGGCTAATGATCATTTACATTCTCCCTGTGCTGGGCGTCGCCTGCTATTTTCTGTTTGGTGAGCTAAATCTAGGCCGCAAACGAGCCGAGCGTGCCAAAGAGATGTTTGCACCCTTTGCCACTTGGTTCTCGCAACTGAATGACTGCCAAGCCCATGCGCCAGAGTCGATGGGACGCCACATCTATCGTATTGACGAATTGTGTAATACTCGGCTGGGCTTACCCGCACTCAGCGGCAACACGCTCTCTCTGCAACGTTCGCCTGAAGAGATTCTTCATTCCGTCATTCAAGATATCGAAAACGCGCAAAGTAGTATTCGCATGGTGTTTTATATCTGGCATCCCGGAGGCTTAGCGGATTCTGTCGCTTCAGCGCTTATCCAAGCCGCCAAACGAGGTGTGGATGTCAAACTGTTGCTGGATTCAGCGGGGAGTCCACGATTTTTCCGTAGCCATTGGCGTCAGATGATGGTGAACGCAGGCATTCACGTGGTACAAGCGCTAGAAGTGAGCCCATGGCGTATTTTTCTACGTCGTCTCGATTTAAGACAACACCGAAAAATCATCGTTATCGACGATGAGATTGCCTACACAGGTTCAATGAATTTGGTCGACCCTGCCTACTTCAAACAAAGCAGCGGCGTTGGGCAATGGGTGGATATCATGGTGCGTTTGACTGGTCCAACGGTGAACGTGCTTTCCGCCATTCATTGCTGGGATTGGGAAGTCGAAACTGGACATCGCCAATTACCCAGACTGCCTGAATGCCCGTTAGACTCGACGCAATACCAAAACCCCATTCAAGTGGTTCCATCGGGCCCCGGCATGCCAGAGAACTTGATTTCTCAAGTGTTGATTCTCGCCATCAACCAAGCGAACCACTCGGTCACGATTACCACACCTTACTTTGTGCCAAGCATCAATCTGCTCGACACATTAAAAATGACCGCTCAACGTGGCATTGATGTACAACTGATCATCCCACATAAAAATGACTCCCTCATGGTGCAATGGGCTTCCCGTTCCTTTTACAGCGAGCTTATGGAAGCGGGCGTGAAGATCTTCGAATTTTACGGTGGATTGCTGCACACTAAATCCGTTGTCATCGACCAAGAGTTTTGTCTCGTCGGGACGGTCAACATCGACATGCGCAGTTTGTGGCTCAATTTTGAAGTCACACTGGCGGTAGATGATGAGCATTTCACCCAACAAATGCACCAATTGCAACAAAACTACAAATCGCGCGCTCATCCTGTTCATCTGAGCGAATGGAACAAACGCTCGCTTTACTCGCGCTTTTTAGAGCGACTCTACTACCTCTTTAATCCTTTGCTGTGA
- a CDS encoding DNA-3-methyladenine glycosylase I — MMAEQKTCAWAMNHPLEREYHDSEWGKPVYDDTVLFEFMTLEGAQAGLSWITILKKRQGYREAFEGYDLKRLAQQGEQRVEEIIAQYDVVKHRGKIASVFSNARAALALQEEFGSLSNALWSFVDHQPIVNQWQSMDEVPAVTEQSKALSKFLKKRGFKFVGETICYAFMQAVGMVDDHLIDCPCKAHR, encoded by the coding sequence ATGATGGCAGAACAAAAAACATGTGCGTGGGCGATGAATCACCCTTTAGAACGTGAATATCATGATTCGGAATGGGGTAAGCCTGTTTACGACGACACCGTACTTTTTGAGTTCATGACGTTAGAAGGTGCACAGGCAGGATTGAGTTGGATTACGATTCTGAAAAAGCGTCAAGGTTATCGAGAGGCATTTGAAGGCTATGACCTCAAACGACTCGCGCAACAGGGAGAGCAAAGAGTTGAGGAGATCATCGCTCAGTACGATGTGGTGAAACATCGTGGGAAAATTGCGTCGGTGTTTAGTAATGCACGCGCTGCATTGGCGCTTCAAGAAGAGTTTGGTTCACTGTCTAACGCTTTGTGGTCGTTTGTCGACCATCAGCCGATTGTTAACCAATGGCAATCAATGGATGAAGTGCCCGCGGTCACGGAGCAATCTAAAGCGCTCAGCAAGTTTCTTAAAAAGCGTGGCTTCAAGTTTGTTGGAGAAACCATTTGTTATGCCTTCATGCAAGCGGTCGGGATGGTTGATGATCATTTAATTGATTGCCCCTGTAAAGCACATCGATAA
- a CDS encoding TIGR01621 family pseudouridine synthase produces MFDILFTHPDFLIINKYPHVSVHKDDGDTMLLQEVAKVSGDEQLYLIHRLDKMTSGILLLGRNSTAASALSQRFAQREVEKFYLAIGAKKPKKKQGTVIGDMERSRRASWKLVNSKQNPAITQFFSLAGEPGERAFLCKPYTGKTHQIRVALKSVGSSIVGDPIYNAGSDSDRGYLHAFCLGFQYQGEQYHFVCDPRNQPALGKKWNSEALNQAIEQWLTPWRLNWPTINK; encoded by the coding sequence ATGTTTGACATACTCTTCACCCATCCCGATTTTTTAATCATCAACAAATACCCGCATGTTTCGGTACATAAGGACGATGGCGACACCATGTTGCTCCAAGAAGTCGCGAAAGTGAGTGGCGATGAGCAGCTTTACCTCATTCATCGTTTGGACAAAATGACTTCTGGTATTTTGCTGCTGGGAAGAAACAGCACGGCGGCCAGCGCGCTTTCACAACGCTTTGCGCAACGAGAGGTGGAGAAGTTCTATCTCGCCATTGGCGCGAAGAAGCCAAAGAAAAAACAAGGTACCGTTATTGGCGATATGGAACGCTCACGAAGGGCCAGCTGGAAGCTGGTCAACAGTAAGCAAAATCCCGCCATCACTCAGTTCTTTTCCCTTGCCGGAGAACCGGGAGAACGTGCCTTTCTGTGTAAACCCTACACAGGCAAAACCCACCAGATCCGCGTGGCGTTAAAATCGGTAGGCTCAAGCATTGTTGGCGATCCCATCTACAATGCGGGCAGCGATTCCGATCGTGGTTACTTGCACGCGTTTTGTCTTGGTTTCCAATACCAAGGTGAGCAATACCACTTTGTGTGCGACCCGAGAAATCAACCTGCCCTGGGGAAGAAATGGAACAGCGAGGCGCTTAACCAAGCGATTGAACAATGGTTAACACCTTGGCGACTCAACTGGCCAACCATCAATAAATAA